One Kitasatospora sp. NBC_01287 DNA window includes the following coding sequences:
- a CDS encoding phytanoyl-CoA dioxygenase family protein — protein sequence MSDFDLTDEERALLPSDEEVAFYAEHGWYLSKRLLSDDELAALTAASEAFYAGAEDHALPVRPPRLADWQPSDGPVQRHNDYIAHRSTAIGAILRKPLLGAVAARLAQAEEIRVFQSTLILKPPRPDEASNLVPWHCDRHYWQTCTSERMLTAFIPFHHCDERMGTITMVDGSHLWKEIAGDDSTRHFADRDRGELEQILAETAEFNNAEVRKVPVEIPAGHISFHHCRTYHGSGANLADRPRRAISLHLQDGENRYRPYTKADGSAVVYNHDVLVRTDEAGQPDYADPEFCPTLWRSAP from the coding sequence GTGTCAGATTTCGACCTCACCGACGAAGAACGGGCCCTGCTGCCGTCCGACGAGGAGGTGGCGTTCTACGCCGAGCACGGCTGGTACCTCTCCAAGCGCCTGCTGAGCGACGACGAGCTGGCCGCCCTGACCGCCGCGAGCGAGGCCTTCTACGCCGGTGCCGAGGACCACGCGCTGCCGGTGCGACCGCCGCGGCTGGCCGACTGGCAACCGAGCGACGGCCCCGTGCAGCGGCACAACGACTACATCGCCCACCGCAGCACCGCGATCGGCGCGATCCTGCGCAAGCCGCTGCTCGGCGCGGTGGCCGCCCGCCTCGCCCAGGCCGAGGAGATCCGGGTCTTCCAGTCCACCCTGATCCTCAAGCCGCCGCGCCCCGACGAGGCCAGCAACCTGGTCCCCTGGCACTGCGACCGCCACTACTGGCAGACCTGCACCTCGGAGCGGATGCTCACCGCCTTCATCCCCTTCCACCACTGCGACGAGCGGATGGGCACCATCACCATGGTGGACGGCAGCCACCTGTGGAAGGAGATCGCGGGCGACGACTCCACCCGCCACTTCGCCGACCGCGACCGCGGCGAGCTGGAGCAGATCCTGGCCGAGACCGCCGAGTTCAACAACGCCGAGGTGCGCAAGGTCCCGGTGGAGATCCCGGCCGGGCACATCAGCTTCCACCACTGCCGCACCTACCACGGCAGCGGCGCCAACCTCGCCGACCGCCCGCGCCGGGCGATCTCGCTGCACCTGCAGGACGGGGAGAATCGCTACCGCCCGTACACCAAGGCGGACGGCTCCGCGGTCGTCTACAACCACGACGTGCTGGTGCGCACCGACGAGGCCGGCCAACCCGACTACGCGGACCCGGAGTTCTGCCCGACCCTGTGGCGGTCCGCGCCGTGA
- a CDS encoding thiamine pyrophosphate-dependent dehydrogenase E1 component subunit alpha has product MTQPSPAALYRSMRLIRSFEEQALALVRSGEIVGGTHPYIGQEAVAVGVCAALDPGDQLTSTHRGHGHVLAKGAEPRRMLAELTGRETGLNRGRGGSMHAADLALGILGANGMVGAGAPIAAGAAWAALRQGSGRVVASFFGDGALNQGVLLETLNLAGLWQLPVLFVCENNGYATTLSVQAGVAGSALGRAAAFGIPAEQVDGMDAVAVHAAAARAVSRARAGGGPSFLECRTYRFEGHHTMERRVRVRYRSAEEIDSWRSRDPLESGAALLAPGEHVAIDQEITELMAEAVEFALAGPHPDPARALAYLYADGLLPRPGHPVEVAR; this is encoded by the coding sequence GTGACACAGCCCTCCCCCGCCGCGCTGTACCGGTCGATGCGCCTGATCCGCTCCTTCGAGGAGCAGGCGCTCGCCCTGGTGCGCTCCGGCGAGATCGTCGGCGGCACCCACCCGTACATCGGGCAGGAGGCCGTCGCGGTCGGCGTCTGCGCCGCGCTCGACCCGGGTGACCAACTGACCAGCACCCACCGCGGGCACGGCCACGTGCTCGCCAAGGGCGCCGAACCACGCCGGATGCTGGCCGAGTTGACCGGCCGGGAGACCGGCCTCAACCGGGGCAGGGGCGGCTCGATGCACGCCGCCGACCTGGCGCTGGGCATCCTGGGTGCCAACGGCATGGTGGGGGCCGGCGCGCCGATCGCGGCCGGCGCGGCCTGGGCGGCACTGCGCCAGGGCAGCGGACGGGTGGTGGCGAGCTTCTTCGGCGACGGCGCGCTCAACCAGGGCGTGCTGCTGGAGACCCTCAACCTGGCCGGGTTGTGGCAACTGCCGGTGCTCTTCGTCTGCGAGAACAACGGCTACGCCACCACGCTGTCGGTGCAGGCCGGGGTGGCGGGCAGCGCGCTGGGCCGGGCGGCCGCCTTCGGCATCCCGGCCGAGCAGGTGGACGGCATGGACGCGGTCGCCGTGCACGCGGCGGCGGCCCGCGCCGTCTCCCGCGCCCGGGCGGGCGGGGGGCCGAGCTTCCTGGAGTGCCGCACCTACCGCTTCGAGGGTCACCACACCATGGAGCGCCGGGTGCGGGTGCGCTACCGCAGCGCCGAGGAGATCGACTCCTGGCGCTCCCGCGACCCGCTGGAGTCCGGCGCCGCGCTCCTGGCGCCCGGCGAGCACGTGGCGATCGACCAGGAGATCACCGAACTGATGGCAGAGGCAGTGGAGTTCGCTCTCGCAGGGCCGCACCCCGACCCGGCGCGGGCACTCGCGTACCTGTACGCCGACGGACTGCTGCCGCGACCCGGGCACCCGGTGGAGGTGGCGCGGTGA
- a CDS encoding alpha-ketoacid dehydrogenase subunit beta: MTKLSYAKALNRALADELTRDEAVCVFGEDLGAGLSGLTPGLRDRFGAERVVDTPLSEQAFSSLALGAALAGMRPVVEFQIPSLLFLVFEQIANQAHKISLMTGGQITAPVTFVVPGSGSREGWAGQHSDHPYSLFAHVGVKTLLPATPADAYGLLVSAIRDPDPVVLFAPAGAMGVREDVTTELAPVPIGSARVHRAGTDVTVVAAGHLVYEALAVAEELAPEVSVEVFDPRTLYPFDFAALNDSVGRTGRLVVVDDSNRMCGLAAEVIASVVELGMPLRAAPRRVTRPDGAVLPFAIGLDRAVQPGREQLRTAVLATMARH, translated from the coding sequence GTGACCAAGCTCTCCTACGCCAAGGCGCTCAACCGGGCGCTGGCCGACGAGTTGACCCGCGACGAGGCGGTCTGCGTCTTCGGCGAGGACCTGGGCGCGGGCCTGTCCGGCCTCACCCCCGGCCTGCGCGACCGGTTCGGCGCCGAGCGGGTGGTCGACACCCCGCTCTCCGAGCAGGCCTTCAGCTCACTGGCGCTGGGCGCGGCGCTGGCCGGGATGCGCCCGGTGGTGGAGTTCCAGATCCCCTCGCTGCTCTTCCTGGTCTTCGAGCAGATCGCCAACCAGGCCCACAAGATCAGCTTGATGACGGGTGGTCAGATTACGGCCCCGGTCACCTTCGTGGTGCCGGGCTCCGGCTCCCGCGAGGGCTGGGCGGGCCAGCACTCGGACCACCCGTACAGCCTCTTCGCCCACGTCGGGGTGAAGACCCTGCTGCCGGCCACCCCCGCCGACGCCTACGGGCTGCTGGTCTCGGCGATCCGCGACCCCGACCCGGTGGTGCTCTTCGCCCCGGCCGGCGCGATGGGCGTGCGCGAGGACGTCACCACCGAGCTGGCGCCGGTGCCGATCGGTTCGGCCCGGGTGCACCGGGCGGGCACCGACGTCACCGTGGTGGCGGCCGGGCACCTGGTGTACGAAGCGCTCGCGGTGGCCGAGGAGTTGGCGCCCGAGGTCTCGGTGGAGGTGTTCGACCCGCGCACCCTCTACCCGTTCGACTTCGCGGCGCTGAACGACTCCGTCGGGCGGACCGGGCGGCTGGTGGTGGTCGACGACTCCAACCGGATGTGCGGGCTGGCCGCCGAGGTGATCGCCTCGGTGGTCGAGCTCGGGATGCCGCTGCGCGCCGCGCCCCGCCGGGTGACCCGCCCGGACGGCGCGGTGCTGCCGTTCGCGATCGGCCTGGACCGGGCTGTGCAACCCGGCCGGGAGCAGCTGCGGACCGCCGTGCTGGCCACCATGGCCCGGCACTGA